One Solanum lycopersicum chromosome 4, SLM_r2.1 DNA window includes the following coding sequences:
- the LOC101257556 gene encoding putative late blight resistance protein homolog R1A-3, which translates to MVCLTLEEERRRISDLIDDLLNGLKKIKKEFIASKWDDIEKLRMELRFLRTFVLFRNWNLDDFYDKMLLNIEKLKDLIDTIFNEDEFIVAKYNMDSLPSYLRKEINSYLRLKNVANIITEENMFEYTDSLLKNLHDLPKYCSDLLQPLMSEYNILRQVCTHLRDFYQLKCNKTTKEFLYAWYRMTVDRVTQFCFDLWTGKYKNYGYEYAFSECSSKITSLLIDIIPLELEVLHISTSKLIKESTSKELEGLVKQILKASPRILQNNLIHLQRRMEVAVDVNYAPTRSISVMMEFLLIFLTDMPKRFIHREKLNDMLAHAGMLTRKISFLVIKLLEEISEDNINEADFSAPDFLQEIEQMKGDIRHIFLKAPESSQLRFPMDDGFLFMNLLLRHLNDLLIANVSSVTLIKKEIRMVKESLEFLTSSFGKVRKTLDGTSGVVKDCWLHALDVAYEAEHVINSILVRDKTLLHLVFSLPNVTDKIKLIVAQVTSLQLEDKNGDEPLDAKSSHESIVLTSSPFVEVTVGHEEEEAWIIGQLLDEHESELDVISIVGMPGVGKTTLANKVYNNTLVASHFHVRAKCTVSQKYYKSKVLQEILQQVTGSGGKESEDDLAEMLRVALYNKRYLIVLDDVWDIATGEMLMACFPKVKRGNRIILTSRSSKVGLQVKCHSDPLRLQLLTPEKSWDLFVKKVFGDEGSCPAELSEVGHQIVEKCKGLPLAIVLIAGVIVRGKKKEKDFWLKILHNLDSFISTNISLVMQLSYDHLPCHLKPLLLYFATTQKSQRTPVSTLMQLWMAEGFVDHDSLEEVTQSYLDALISSNLIMVDHIPSESIWWTSTMIKVCYMHDVVHDFVSVKAENEKFFKLINSGDHASDLLHHRLTIYTDYEGELCNKCVLCKFIKCSAVSKYLLSLRVRSSVYKYRYIHHTRQLRLLKVLQLDDFIVFEDSLMKEIGSLFHLRFLSIKTDMKAIPESWVNLQNLETLLINPGFSPFVLLPRILKLSKLKYASVCLSSFFDEEEEDNIRLLEGENSKLKTLSKVDISYSQGTNDALEKFPNLEHLDCTIIVPKCPPKHGDWFPRFDVLNKLQSLSLNYHKPRYYFCNPIEYHFPTGLKELRLFDIPMRPALLSAIVALPQLEILEINYCNFVMDKWDASEDIYQSLKTLRLACPELSEWEVDRETFPKLEELIVENCFMLMEIPYAFGYIDTLKSIRLVQNELELRDSAMKIKKDVIDFTGEDRLHVHISSMYLP; encoded by the coding sequence aagtgatcttattgatgatttattgaatggtttgaagaaaataaagaaagaattcATTGCTTCAAAATGGGATGACATTGAAAAGCTAAGAATGGAATTGAGATTTCTAAGAACATTTGTCCTGTTTCGGAATTGGAATTTGGATGACTTTTATGATAAGATGTTACTGAATATAGAAAAGCTCAAAGATCTAATAGATACAATTTTCAATGAAGATGAATTTATCGTAGCCAAATACAACATGGACAGTCTTCCGTCTTACCTGCGGAAAGAAATCAATAGTTATTTGAGATTGAAGAATGTAGCCAATATCATAACTGAGGAGAATATGTTTGAATATACAGACAGCCTCCTCAAGAACCTCCATGATCTACCAAAGTATTGTTCTGATTTGCTTCAACCCCTCATGAGTGAATACAACATTCTTCGGCAAGTATGCACACATCTCAGAGATTTCTATCAGTTGAAAtgcaacaaaacaacaaaagaatttCTCTATGCTTGGTACCGAATGACGGTTGATAGAGTAACACAATTCTGTTTTGATCTTTGGACTGGAAAGTACAAAAACTATGGATATGAGTATGCCTTCTCTGAATGCTCTTCCAAGATCACTTCTCTACTCATCGACATAATCCCTCTTGAGTTGGAGGTTCTACACATTTCTACTTCTAAGCTCATTAAAGAGTCAACATCAAAAGAACTAGAAGGATTGGTTAAGCAAATCTTAAAAGCATCTCCAAGGATTCTTCAAAATAATCTCATTCATCTCCAACGACGCATGGAAGTTGCAGTAGATGTAAATTACGCTCCAACTCGAAGCATTAGTGTCATGATGGAGTTCCTATTGATCTTTCTAACTGATATGCCAAAGCGGTTTATCCATCGTGAAAAATTGAACGATATGTTGGCACATGCTGGAATGCTTACCAGAAAAATATCTTTTCTGGTGATCAAGCTGTTGGAGGAGATCTCTGAGGATAATATCAATGAAGCGGACTTTTCAGCTCCAGACTTTTTGCAAGAAATCGAACAAATGAAGGGAGACATcagacacatttttttaaaagctcCCGAGTCATCTCAACTTCGTTTTCCAATGGATGATGGTTTCCTCTTCATGAATCTTCTACTCAGACATTTAAATGATTTGCTCATTGCCAATGTCTCTTCAGTTACTCtgataaagaaagaaattagGATGGTGAAAGAAAGCCTTGAATTCCTAACATCATCTTTCGGAAAAGTCAGGAAAACGTTGGATGGCACTAGTGGAGTAGTTAAAGATTGTTGGTTGCATGCTTTGGATGTGGCATATGAGGCAGAGCATGTCATTAATTCCATTCTTGTCAGAGATAAAACTCTCTTGCATTTAGTCTTCTCACTTCCGAATGTCACTGATAAGATCAAGCTTATCGTGGCACAAGTCACCAGTTTACAGCTGGAGGATAAGAATGGGGATGAACCCCTTGATGCAAAGTCTTCCCATGAGTCAATTGTGTTAACCTCATCACCTTTTGTTGAGGTAACAGTAGGTCATGAGGAAGAAGAAGCCTGGATCATTGGCCAGCTCCTTGATGAACATGAATCCGAGCTTGATGTCATTTCCATTGTTGGAATGCCAGGAGTCGGTAAAACTACTCTTGCCAATAAAGTGTATAACAATACATTAGTTGCAAGTCATTTCCATGTTCGTGCTAAGTGCACTGTTTCCCAAAAGTATTATAAGTCAAAGGTGTTGCAGGAGATTCTTCAGCAAGTTACTGGCTCGGGAGGAAAAGAAAGTGAAGATGACCTTGCTGAAATGCTACGAGTAGCACTGTACAATAAAAGGTACCTCATCGTTTTGGATGATGTGTGGGATATTGCAACAGGGGAGATGTTAATGGCATGTTTTCCAAAGGTTAAGAGAGGAAATAGAATCATCTTAACCAGCCGAAGTAGTAAGGTAGGTTTGCAAGTCAAATGTCATAGTGATCCTCTCCGCCTTCAACTTTTAACACCGGAAAAAAGTTGGGATTTATTCGTAAAAAAGGTATTTGGAGATGAAGGAAGCTGCCCTGCTGAACTGTCAGAAGTTGGACACCAAATAGTTGAGAAATGTAAAGGTCTTCCCTTGGCTATTGTTTTAATTGCTGGAGTAATTGTTAGAgggaagaaaaaggaaaaggattTTTGGCTTAAGATACTGCATAATCTGGATTCCTTTATTTCTACCAACATCAGTTTGGTTATGCAGTTAAGTTATGACCATTTACCATGCCACCTGAAGCCGTTGCTGCTTTACTTTGCGACAACTCAAAAGAGCCAACGAACTCCAGTCTCTACATTGATGCAGTTGTGGATGGCCGAAGGGTTTGTGGATCATGATAGTTTAGAGGAAGTAACTCAAAGTTACTTGGATGCTTTAATTTCCAGTAACCTGATAATGGTGGATCATATCCCCTCCGAGAGTATTTGGTGGACGTCTACAATGATCAAGGTTTGCTATATGCATGATGTTGTGCATGATTTTGTCTCAGTAAAAGcggaaaatgaaaagtttttcAAGTTAATCAATTCAGGTGATCATGCTTCGGATTTGCTACACCATCGTCTAACCATTTATACTGATTACGAGGGCGAGCTCTGCAATAAATGTGTTTTGTGCAAGTTTATTAAGTGTTCAGCTGTTAGTAAGTATCTCTTATCTTTGAGAGTGAGGAGTTCTGTCTATAAATACAGGTATATCCATCACACTAGACAGTTGAGACTTCTTAAAGTGTTACAACTGGATGACTTTATTGTCTTTGAAGATTctttaatgaaagaaatagGGTCCCTATTTCATTTGAGGTTCTTAAGCATTAAGACTGATATGAAAGCCATCCCAGAGTCGTGGGTGAACCTCCAGAATCTGGAAACGCTGTTGATTAATCCAGGATTCTCCCCCTTTGTATTACTGCCCAGAATATTAAAACTGTCAAAGCTGAAATATGCAAGCGTTTGCCTGAGTTCTTTCTTTGAtgaagaggaagaggacaatATTAGACTATTGGAAGGTGAGAATTCAAAGCTGAAAACTTTATCCAAAGTTGATATCTCATATTCCCAAGGAACTAATGATGCTCTAGAGAAGTTCCCAAATCTTGAGCACCTTGATTGCACCATCATTGTACCCAAGTGTCCTCCTAAACACGGCGATTGGTTTCCCAGGTTTGATGTCCTTAATAAACTTCAGTCGCTCTCTTTAAACTACCACAAACCACggtattatttttgtaatccCATTGAATATCACTTCCCTACCGGCTTGAAAGAGTTGCGGTTGTTTGATATTCCCATGAGACctgctttattgtcagcaattGTGGCATTGCCTCAACTTGAAATTCTGGAGATTAACTACTGTAATTTCGTGATGGATAAGTGGGATGCAAGTGAGGACATCTATCAAAGTCTTAAGACTTTGCGTTTGGCATGTCCCGAATTATCAGAATGGGAAGTTGATAGGGAAACTTTTCCCAAGCTTGAGGAATTAATAGTAGAGAACTGTTTCATGCTTATGGAGATCCCTTATGCATTTGGCTATATAGACACTTTAAAATCCATTCGGTTGGTTCAAAATGAGCTTGAGCTTAGAGACTCAGCCATGAAGATAAAGAAAGATGTAATAGATTTCACAGGAGAGGACAGACTTCATGTCCATATATCATCTATGTATCTTCCCTGA